Proteins from one Podospora pseudoanserina strain CBS 124.78 chromosome 1, whole genome shotgun sequence genomic window:
- a CDS encoding hypothetical protein (EggNog:ENOG503Q4P5; COG:K), which yields MATIEPRLIHLLNNSQTPDLPPIQSLPLDGSVEQSQSLSLPPLESDVSQRGDRNGPNLIPPISTVSNNNTQLPGIGSLTEDPSSLDNPNQLTALARPLHLLLGEPEPAAPSPFSLRRIVDDVQEVQDDGSNKKRHRALTTKDDFVQLPQPLKKQKSAQLVQRGVVPPIIAGLHQPPPNAAVFPPITSNPYHHGEPSNMGLFGGVEERSLPLHLQQHRAQPLPQPISQPQPQTPSELDKIVELRAKRRATKPRKKWTDEETNNLLLGVSKHGVGKWTNILEDPEFKFNGRSAGDLKDRFRTCCPDELRGQLVKKRSKNGNAPTPTSEPNPPSDTSRPKNGLHLDDILSGERPGVVAAEPDQQLSSAQPDSDPPPKVRKSRAHRKKMEDLVELGICGPFKKSHRRERRPFTDEDDRQILHGLEQYGPSWTKIQRDPKYNLSSRQPTDLRDRVRNKYPDVYNQIEKGTLQIADASRRNNLLEPSVNTTIEKSLASASTNPLEPQLNRSGSKEEMARWTTASSYYESTDSLPGLTGVFDMNNETGGSGINIGRLLLDDPLAVGDQMRPDGTSSSASPAADPRIPQNR from the exons CTTCCTCCGATCCAAAGCCTGCCCCTGGATGGCTCGGTCGAACAGTCGCAATCACTCTCGTTGCCCCCGCTCGAATCAGATGTCAGCCAGCGAGGCGATCGAAATGGTCCAAACCTGATACCGCCGATTTCGACCGTCAGTAACAACAACACGCAACTGCCAGGGATCGGCTCGCTGACCGAAGACCCTTCCTCTCTCGACAATCCAAATCAACTGACGGCATTGGCCCGcccccttcatctccttcttggcgaACCGGAGCCGGctgccccttcccccttttcactgCGCAGGATTGTCGACGATGTTCAAGAGGTTCAGGATGATGGCTCTAACAAGAAGAGGCATCGCGCACTTACAACCAAGGACGACTTTGTCCAACTACCCCAGCCCCTGAAAAAGCAGAAATCAGCACAGCTTGTTCAACGGGGCGTAGTGCCTCCCATCATTGCCGGCCTCCATCAGCCCCCACCAAATGCCGCTGTCTTCCCACCGATCACTTCGAACCCTTATCATCATGGCGAACCGTCAAACATGGGCCTCTTCGGTGGCGTTGAAGAAAGATCTCTTCCTTTACACCTTCAGCAACACCGCGCTCAACCGCTACCCCAACCGATAtcgcagccgcagccgcag ACTCCCTCGGAACTAGACAAGATTGTTGAACTGAGGGCGAAGAGGCGGGCGACAAAACCGAGGAAAAAGTGGACGGATGAAGAGACGAATAATCTTCTGCTTGGCGTGAGCAAGCACGGCGTCGGGAAGTGGACAAATATCTTGGAGGATCCGGAGTTCAAATTCAACGGCCGGTCCGCGGGAGATCTCAAAGACCGATTCAGAACATGCTGCCCTGATGAGTTGCGAGGGCAGCTGGTCAAAAAGCGCTCCAAGAATGGGAATGCCCCGACCCCGACGTCTGAGCCAAATCCGCCAAGTGACACTTCGAGACCCAAGAATGGCCTGCACCTCGACGATATCTTGAGTGGCGAACGACCAGGCGTCGTGGCTGCCGAACCAGATCAGCAATTATCGTCAGCACAGCCAGACTCGGACCCGCCACCCAAAGTAAGGAAGAGCAGGGCTCACAGGAAAAAAATGGAGGACCTGGTCGAGCTTGGAATTTGCGGCCCTTTCAAGAAATCACACCGTCGGGAACGACGGCCGTTCACCGATGAGGATGACAGGCAGATTCTTCACGGTCTCGAACAATATGGGCCATCGTGGACCAAGATCCAGCGGGATCCAAAGTACAACCTCTCCAGTCGACAGCCTACCGATCTCCGTGACAGAGTCAGAAACAAGTATCCAGATGTCTACAACCAGATCGAAAAGGGCACTCTCCAGATTGCAGATGCCAGCCGCAGGAACAACTTGCTGGAGCCATCAGTCAACACAACCATCGAGAAGTCGCTAGCTTCTGCCAGTACAAATCCGTTAGAGCCACAGCTGAACCGATCTGGGTCTAAGGAAGAGATGGCGCGATGGACAACAGCCTCGAGCTACTACGAGTCCACGGACTCTTTGCCCGGTCTCACTGGTGTTTTTGATATGAATAACGAGACCGGAGGATCGGGAATCAATATTGGGCGGCTGCTACTGGACGACCCCCTGGCGGTCGGCGACCAGATGAGGCCTGATGGCACGTCTAGCAGTGCCTCGCCAGCAGCGGATCCTCGCATACCACAGAACAGATGA
- the DLD1_2 gene encoding D-lactate ferricytochrome c oxidoreductase (COG:C; CAZy:AA7; EggNog:ENOG503NUBF; CAZy:AA4), whose product MSATRLARAAKPFGRSLTCLNSSGKQRFSTSAIPRTSTSGSSEQPRQASVWSYSGVMAVAATAGLFGWGMSEFRHGSLPKTMLFDSLYAYPRYASMHEMEQALREIRQEIGGAEDIISTDPDDLHAHGYSEWSTSNPEGLPVAVTYPRSTEQVSTIARICHKYRVPIIPYSGGSSLEGNFSAPFGGISVDFAYMDRIVQFNKNDMDVVVQPSIGWQDLNEQLAKMESGLFFPIDPGPSAKIGGMIGTNCSGTNAVKYGTMKDWVINLTVVLADGTVIKTRRRPRKSSAGYNLNGLFVGSEGTLGLVTEATLKLAVIPEEFSVAVVTFPSIRDAASAAAEVMQTGIPVAAMEIMDEVQMKVVNMGGATAPRVWKEMPTLFFKFSGTKAGVRENIGLVQKITKANKGSNFEFAKDAREQKLLWSARKESLWSMLALRKEGEEVWSTDVAVPFSRLADIIEVSKKEMDELGLFASILGHIGDGNFHESIIYNRRDKAEVKKVEACVKNMVKRALEMEGTCTGEHSIGWGKKESLLWEVGEDTLGVMRAIKMALDPNWIMNPGKIFDRQS is encoded by the exons ATGTCGGCAACCCGTCTTGCGAGGGCAGCCAAGCCCTTTGGCCGCTCTCTCACTTGCTTGAACAGCTCAGGCAAACAACGCTTCAGCACAAGTGCCATTCCTCGCACTTCCACCTCCGGCAGCAGTGAACAGCCTAGGCAAGCTTCAGTATGGTCGTACTCGGGTGTCATGGCCGTTGCGGCGACTGCCGGGTTGTTTGGATGGGGCATGTCTGAGTTCCGGCATGGGAGTCTTCCCAAGACCATGCTGTTTGATAGCTTGTACGCCTATCCTAGGTATGCGAGCATGCATGAGATGGAGCAG GCCCTAAGAGAAATCCGACAAGAAATCGGCGGCGCAGAAGACATCATATCCACTGACCCCGACGACCTCCACGCTCACGGGTACTCGGAATGGTCGACTTCCAACCCTGAGGGGCTCCCAGTCGCGGTGACCTACCCGCGCTCTACAGAGCAGGTATCCACTATCGCTCGCATTTGTCACAAGTATCGTGTCCCAATCATTCCGTATTCTGGCGGTTCCAGTCTCGAGGGCAACTTCTCGGCACCTTTCGGGGGCATCAGTGTCGACTTTGCCTACATGGACAGGATCGTCCAGTTCAACAAGAACGACATGGACGTGGTGGTGCAGCCGAGCATTGGCTGGCAGGATTTGAACGagcagctggccaagatggagagcGGGCTCTTCTTTCCTATTGATCCTG GGCCAAGCGCCAAAATAGGCGGCATGATTGGCACCAACTGCTCAGGCACCAACGCGGTGAAGTACGGCACGATGAAAGACTGGGTCATCAACTTGACTGTTGTTCTTGCAGACGGAACAGTGATCAAAACGCGGCGTCGTCCGCGCAAGTCTTCTGCTGGGTACAACCTCAACGGTCTGTTTGTTGGCTCGGAGGGCACATTGGGTCTTGTCACAGAAGCCACGCTTAAGCTCGCTGTCATCCCGGAGGAGTTTTCGGTAGCGGTCGTGACTTTCCCTTCCATTCGTGACGCTGCTTCCGCGGCGGCTGAGGTCATGCAAACGGGCATTCCTGTCGCGGCAATGGAGATCATGGACGAGGTGCAGATGAAGGTGGTCAATATGGGTGGTGCCACCGCGCCGAGGGTGTGGAAGGAGATGCCGACGCTGTTTTTCAAGTTTTCTGGGACAAAGGCAGGAGTGAGGGAGAATATTGGTCTGGTACAGAAGATCACAAAGGCGAATAAGGGGAGCAATTTTGAGTTTGCGAAGGATGCCAGAGAGCAGAAGTTGCTTTGGTccgcgaggaaggagagtCTGTGGAGTATGTTGGCTCTCAgaaaggaaggggaggaggtctgGAGCACGGATGTGGCGGTGCCATTTAGCCGGTTGGCAGATATCATTGAGGTgagcaagaaggagatggatgagTTGGGATTGTTTGCGAGTATATTGGGGCAcattggggatgggaatTTCCACGAGAGCATTATCTATAATCGGCGGGACAAGGctgaggtgaagaaggtggaggcgTGTGTGAAGAATATGGTGAAGAgggcgttggagatggagggaaCGTGTACGGGAGAGCATTCGATCGGGTGGGGCAAGAAGGAGAGCTTGctttgggaggtgggagaggatacattgggggtgatg AGGGCTATCAAGATGGCGTTGGACCCAAATTGGATTATGAATCCGGGCAAAATCTTTGACAGGCAAAGCTAG
- the RPS4 gene encoding 40S ribosomal protein S4 (COG:J; EggNog:ENOG503NTXF): MGRGPKKHQKRLSAPSHWLLDKLSGVYAPRPSAGPHKLRDCMPLIVFVRNRLKYALNFRETRAILMQRLVKVDGKVRTDMTYPAGFMDVISIEKTGENFRLVYDTKGRFTVHRIGDEESKYKLGKVKRVQLGRGGVPFLVTHDARTIRYPDPLIKVNDTVKINLETGKIEDFIKFDTGAIAMVTGGRNMGRVGVITHRERHDGGFNIVHLKDAIDNSFATRETNVFVIGQDKPWISLPKGKGVKLTIAEERDRKRALGN; this comes from the exons ATGGGTAGAGGACC AAAGAAGCACCAGAAGCGCCTTAGCGCCCCCAGCCACTGGCTCCTGGACAAGCTGTCCGGTGTCTATGCGCCTCGCCCATCCGCTGGTCCTCACAAGCTCCGCGACTGCATGCCCTTGATTGTCTTCGTCCGCAACAGACTCAAGTATGCGCTCAACTTCCGCGAGACCCGCGCCATCCTCATGCAGCGCCTGGTCAAGGTTGACGGCAAGGTCCGCACCGACATGACCTACCCCGCCGGCTTCATGGACGTCATCAGCATCGAGAAGACTGGCGAGAACTTCCGTCTCGTCTACGACACCAAGGGTCGCTTCACCGTCCACCGCATCGGTGACGAGGAGTCCAAGTACAAGCTCGGCAAGGTCAAGCGTGTTCAGctcggccgtggtggtgtcCCATTCTTGGTTACGCATGATGCGAGAAC CATCCGCTACCCCGACCCCTTGATCAAGGTCAACGACACCGTCAAGATCAACCTTGAGACTGGCAAGATCGAGGACTTCATCAAGTTCGACACTGGTGCCATCGCCATGGTTACCGGCGGTCGTAACATGGGTCGTGTTGGTGTCATCACCCACCGCGAACGTCACGATGGTGGTTTCAACATTGTCCACCTCAAGGATGCTATTGACAACTCGTTCGCCACCCGTGAGACCAACGTTTTCGTCATTGGCCAGGACAAGCCTTGGATCTCCCTGCCCAAGGGCAAGGGTGTCAAGCTCACCATTGCTGAGGAGCGTGACCGCAAGCGCGCCCTTGGCAACTAA
- a CDS encoding hypothetical protein (EggNog:ENOG503NV3Z; COG:A): MRSFLSTWKQRSNLKVGKRVITTSNGLPSHLIFYFNLFTRSSLKPSSSLPTPPPGTPYYPTPTMLPSFIAEGRPPSVGPSSCQSGKGADVELDRSSRSSTSEDVPPMIRQTRGPIQRPFRQQRPGAAGAWSRRSSDQSGGQPRSALRPSRPQYNQNKQRASTVMGPRQPAIIPLEWAQRKNVLVILSDVPEGPSPWDLKQYFSGYGNVIYVELDESVRRPRAGKVRFEPPPRDTSFIENGRCKILVKGIPHTIDAHFASQYRYESNTIKSPLGNVCAEKMELGLDKFVFGLLTEPTVYMGKKEIPRAASLSLKVDFKRKKLVIGFPLKIEQAWEAFRIDIKFGVIKHIYRVDAAPERTVLVLTLVDSPLFWKRRTNEDGSAWADRTTWEENEMWCRAVNVTDRSDKSSDRKPVSLDEYSNTIDFGRWTTYWIELSYANLATWSKIEHHLRDWNIKTTDATFTQTPNREPELWSILRESEVVSSTVQANSWAADLAALGPDTTIFLPFDVRYQLEVCISQGILCEYSIGRQFLEKLLELADPKGQDPQRARLVLEYAADMGRKIWDPVSLLTDVGALTYYPTTLQLPHYCALVRKVMVTPTKIIFSTPTVETTNRVIRHYWTFQNYFMRIQFTDEQLEGRVRGSDADRDDDLYTRVYRVLFWGIRMGKWHWKFLAFGNSQVRENGAFMFCQPDSHAGDMVPSCDDIRRWMGNFEHIKVVAKYAARLGQCFSTTRVLRGGTFPPIVEIEDINTADGKHCFTDGVGRISPLLSRLVAEDWQVYPPPSAYQFRMGGCKGVLVGWKHAKGTEVHIRPSQEKFSAAYNGLEVVRCSSFSCATLNRQTITILSSLGVPDHVFVDLMREQLSRFDRAMTDGKSAVDMLTSFVDENMTTVSIARMIKSGFMDSNEPFVKTVLQLWRAWSLKTLKEKARLAVEKGAFVLGCVDETGTLRGHSKATEGRQRIRRDQLPQIFLQIPDRDDPSGYKAIAGLCIIGRNPSLHPGDIRVVEAVDVPALRHLRDVVVFPLEGDRDVPSMCSGGDLDGDDFFVIWDEKLLPTEWSHPPMDHTPQPPVTSDSKKSIMESLASFFVLFMKNDRLPFIAHAHLATADAEPQGAKSEKCLKLAEMHSVAVDYVKTGVPAEWSNKLNPRSWPHFMERQKGSYHSKTALGQLYDMVHTQDFDSTKNYQSPFNRRILSRYMLDQEVLKTARKIKTQYDIAMRRVLGMLEIRTEFEVWTGFVMSKPRVGSDYKVQEKVGREAAALREQFRAECIKAAGDRHFEKLGPFVAAMYQVTCEEMRIALYQARQPQVLADGTINARRITARSMPLVTFPWLFPDELGRIAGGRENDLIDLGMGNKLKMPRTQEVVNREGLVGEDDEHQSDLRDIDFLKMADGRIVHRGEIVHFFQHDDDGDEQQQESVAQFETEGEPTSASKAELIAGLESVVITPREELLVPVEGQKDLLSEDDRGTMTRDLLNDDDTGTVKPGDDLLSSSPVTVRSLGGGVGEGKGKQKMLPPTLGDFFAVKKEEEEEEIGEQSGGEEEEVEYEEVVVVPKQETALGKLARFL, translated from the exons ATGCGCTCCTTCCTATCGACCTGGAAACAACGATCCAATCTCAAAGTTGGCAAGCGCGTGATTACTACCTCAAATGGTCTTCCCTCTCACCTTATTTTTTACTTCAATCTTTTCACCCGATCATCACTAaagccctcatcctctctcccaacccccccccccggcaCGCCCTATTATCCTACTCCTACAATGCTCCCCTCGTTCATCGCTGAAGGGCGACCACCATCTGTGGGCCCCTCCTCATGTCAGTCCGGAAAGGGTGCGGATGTCGAGCTTGACAGGAGTTCACGATCTTCTACCTCGGAGGATGTTCCCCCGATGATTCGCCAGACCAGAGGGCCTATCCAGCGCCCGTTTCGCCAACAGCGACCTGGGGCTGCCGGTGCTTGGAGTCGACGTAGCAGCGACCAGTCCGGTGGACAACCTCGTAGTGCCCTCCGTCCGTCTCGTCCACAGTACAACCAAAACAAGCAACGTGCATCAACCGTGATGGGCCCCCGGCAGCCAGCCATTATTCCTCTTGAATGGGCCCAGCGAAAGAATGTCCTCGTCATACTTAGCGATGTCCCCGAGggcccttctccttgggaTTTGAAGCAGTACTTTAGTGGTTACGGCAACGTCATCTACGTGGAGCTGGACGAGAGCGTGAGGAGACCCAGGGCGGGCAAAGTACGATTCGAGCCTCCCCCGAGAGACACCAGCTTTATAGAAAATGGGAGGTGCAAGATCTTGGTCAAGGGCATCCCTCACACTATAGACGCCCATTTTGCCTCTCAGTACCGATACGAATCGAACACAATCAAGTCACCGCTGGGAAACGTGTGCGCGGAAAAGATGGAGCTGGGTCTTGACAAGTTTGTTTTCGGGCTTTTGACCGAGCCTACGGTTTAcatggggaagaaggagatccCTCGTGCTGCCAGTCTCAGTCTCAAGGTGGACTTTAAGCGGAAGAAGCTCGTTATCGGCTTTCCGCTGAAGATTGAGCAGGCGTGGGAGGCATTCCGGATTGACATCAAGTTTGGAGTTATCAAGCATATTTATCGGGTGGATGCCGCCCCAGAGCGCACCGTCCTGGTTCTGACCCTGGTGGACTCCCCGCTCTTCTGGAAGAGAAGGACGAACGAGGATGGTTCTGCTTGGGCGGATCGAACGACGTGGGAGGAGAATGAGATGTGGTGCCGGGCTGTCAATGTCACCGACAGGAGTGACAAGAGCAGCGATCGAAAGCCGGTGTCTCTTGACGAGTATTCCAATACAATCGACTTTGGTCGATGGACGACGTATTGGATCGAGCTCAGCTATGCCAACCTCGCCACGTGGAGCAAGATTGAACATCACCTCCGAGACTGGAACATCAAGACGACTGACGCCACTTTTACGCAGACACCAAACCGAGAGCCTGAACTTTGGTCGATTCTCAGAGAGTCCGAAGTGGTTTCTTCAACTGTTCAGGCAAACTCATGGGCGGCGGATTTGGCTGCTCTTGGGCCTGACACGACCATCTTTCTCCCGTTCGACGTCAGGTATCAGCTGGAGGTTTGCATCTCCCAGGGCATCTTGTGCGAATACAGCATTGGGCGTCAGTTtctggagaagctgctcGAGCTTGCAGATCCTAAGGGTCAAGACCCTCAGCGAGCACGTTTGGTGCTGGAGTATGCTGCGGATATGGGAAGGAAGATCTGGGATCCGGTGAGTCTGCTTACCGATGTAGGGGCGTTGACTTACTACCCGACCACACTCCAGCTGCCTCACTACTGCGCTCTGGTGCGGAAGGTTATGGTTACGCCGACCAAGATCATATTCAGCACTCCCACCGTCGAGACGACCAACCGAGTCATTCGGCATTACTGGACTTTTCAGAATTACTTTATGCGCATTCAGTTCACGGATGAGCagctggaggggagggtgagagGGAGCGATGCTGACAGGGATGATGACCTCTATACCCGCGTTTATCGAGTCCTCTTTTGGGGCATTCGCATGGGGAAGTGGCACTGGAAGTTTCTGGCGTTTGGGAACTCCCAAGTCAGAGAAAATGGAGCTTTCATGTTTTGTCAGCCTGATAGTCATGCGGGGGACATGGTGCCCAGTTGTGATGACATTCGCAGGTGGATGGGCAACTTTGAACATATCAAGGTGGTTGCAAAGTATGCGGCCCGGCTAGGGCAGTGTTTCTCGACCACGCGTGTGTTGAGGGGTGGAACATTTCCGCCCATCGTCGAGATCGAAGACATCAACACCGCGGACGGCAAGCACTGCTTTACTGATGGTGTGGGGAGGATTTCTCCTCTGCTCTCTAGGCTGGTGGCCGAAGACTGGCAGGTatatccaccaccgtcaGCGTACCAATTCCGCATGGGCGGCTGCAAAGGAGTCCTGGTTGGTTGGAAGCACGCCAAGGGAACGGAGGTTCACATCCGGCCGTCTCAGGAGAAGTTCTCGGCTGCGTACAATGGTCTGGAGGTCGTCCGGTGTTCCAGCTTTTCATGCGCCACGCTCAACCGGCAGACCATCACGATCCTGTCGTCGTTGGGTGTCCCGGACCACGTGTTCGTTGATCTGATGCGCGAGCAGCTATCCAGATTTGACAGGGCCATGACGGACGGAAAGAGCGCGGTGGACATGCTCACGTCGTTTGTGGACGAGAACATGACCACGGTTAGCATCGCGCGCATGATCAAGAGCGGGTTTATGGACTCGAACGAGCCGTTTGTCAAGACTGTTTTGCAGCTGTGGCGGGCTTGGTCTTTGAAGAcgctcaaggagaaggcgaggttggcggtggagaagggggcttTTGTGCTGGGGTGTGTGGACGAGACGGGGACGCTGAGGGGGCATTCGAAGGCTACGGAGGGGAGGCAGAGGATACGGCGGGATCAACTTCCTCAGATCTTTTTGCAGATTCCTGATCGAGATGATCCGAGCGGATACAAGGCTATTGCTGGGTTGTGTATTATTGGTCGCAATCCTTCTCTGCACCCCGGGGATATTCGCGTAGTGGAAGCGGTGGACGTTCCGGCGTTGAGACATCTTCGTGATGTGGTGGTTTTCCCCCTCGAGGGCGACAGAGATGTGCCGAGCATGTGCTCAGGGGGTGATCTGGACGGGGATGACTTTTTTGTCATTTGGGACGAGAAGCTGTTGCCAACGGAGTGGTCGCATCCTCCTATGGACCACACGCCTCAGCCACCTGTGACGAGTGACTCGAAGAAGTCGATCATGGAGAGTTTGGCCTCGTTTTTTGTGTTGTTCATGAAGAACGACAGGTTGCCTTTTATTGCGCACGCTCATCTTGCGACGGCGGATGCGGAGCCGCAGGGGGCGAAGAGTGAGAAGTGTTTGAAGCTTGCCGAGATG CACTCGGTCGCTGTTGACTATGTCAAGACGGGCGTCCCGGCAGAATGGAGCAACAAGCTAAATCCAAGATCGTGGCCTCACTTCATGGAGAGGCAGAAGGGCAGTTACCACTCCAAGACTGCTTTGGGACAGCTCTATGACATGGTTCACACGCAAGACTTTGACTCGACGAAGAACTACCAGTCGCCGTTTAACAGACGGATTTTGTCTCGGTATATGCTCGATCAGGAGGTGTTGAAAACAGCACGCAAGATCAAGACGCAATACGACATTGCCATGCGTAGAGTCCTCGGCATGCTCGAGATCCGCACAGAGTTTGAAGTCTGGACGGGGTTCGTCATGTCCAAGCCCCGAGTCGGGTCCGACTACAAGGTTCAGGAGAAAGTCGGCAGGGAGGCAGCCGCGCTCAGGGAGCAGTTCCGGGCCGAGTGCATCAAGGCGGCGGGAGATCGGCACTTTGAGAAGCTGGGGCCGTTTGTGGCGGCCATGTACCAGGTCACCTGCGAGGAGATGCGGATTGCGCTGTATCAAGCTCGTCAGCCGCAGGTGCTCGCAGATGGGACGATCAATGCGAGGAGGATCACGGCGAGGTCGATGCCGTTGGTGACGTTTCCTTGGCTTTTCCCCGATGAGCTGGGGCGGATTgctggtgggagggagaatgATTTGATTgatttggggatggggaacaAACTCAAGATGCCGAGGACGCAGGAGGTTGTCAAtagggagggtttggtgggggaggatgatgaacaTCAGTCTGATCTCCGGGATATCGACTTTCTCAAGATGGCGGATGGGAGAATTGTGCACCGGGGGGAGATTGTGCATTTCTTTCAGcacgacgatgatggtgatgagcagcagcaggagagcGTTGCTCAGTTCGAGACGGAAGGGGAGCCTACTTCGGCGTCGAAGGCTGAGTTGATTGCGGGGTTAGAGTCTGTCGTTATTACGCCGCGGGAGGAGCTGCTTGtgccggtggaggggcagaagGATTTGTTGAGTGAGGATGATAGGGGGACGATGACCAGGGATTTgctgaatgatgatgatacaGGGACGGTGAAGCCGGGGGATGATCTGCTGAGTTCGAGCCCGGTTACTgtgaggagtttggggggtggggttggggagggtaAAGGGAAGCAAAAGATGCTTCCGCCAACGCTGGGGGATTTCTTtgcggtgaagaaggaggaagaagaggaggagattggagAGCAgtcgggaggggaggaggaggaggttgagtatgaggaggtggttgtggtaCCGAAGCAGGAGACAGCGCTGGGGAAGTTGGCGAGGTTTCTTTAG